A genomic window from Neoarius graeffei isolate fNeoGra1 chromosome 5, fNeoGra1.pri, whole genome shotgun sequence includes:
- the lratd2b gene encoding protein LRATD2: protein MGNQVEKLTRLSYDEVPTVDPNGYEDEDGPRIGVSYIFSNDDEEEEEHTAEKQRGDEEEEEEEEEYDSMREMECAVYYRDECVYERKSNQAGCVQSCENLLNICRPGDLVEFVAAGQYPHWAVYTGDFQVVHLHRSEIKMEHLSDAAQGKRGRIVNDLYKFRALNPDVVVKNALDHIGMKDSSVSWRNSECFAAWCKFGKREFKTGGELRIGKQPYRMKLQLSEKSSHDLEFQCLEDLILEKRRNDQIGKDAVIQELTSHLNSGEEVNSDCSCD, encoded by the coding sequence ATGGGGAACCAGGTGGAGAAACTGACTCGGTTAAGTTACGATGAAGTTCCGACAGTCGACCCGAACGGCTACGAGGATGAGGACGGACCTCGGATTGGGGTCTCGTATATTTTCTCCAACGACGACGAGGAAGAAGAGGAGCACACTGCTGAGAAACAGCGAGGCgacgaagaagaggaggaggaggaagaagagtacGACAGTATGCGCGAGATGGAGTGCGCGGTGTATTACCGGGATGAGTGTGTTTACGAGAGGAAGAGTAACCAAGCAGGATGTGTGCAGTCGTGTGAGAACTTGCTGAACATATGCAGACCTGGAGACTTGGTGGAGTTCGTGGCGGCTGGTCAGTATCCTCACTGGGCGGTTTACACCGGAGACTTCCAGGTGGTCCACTTGCACAGGAGCGAGATTAAGATGGAGCACCTGTCCGACGCTGCTCAGGGGAAACGCGGCCGAATCGTCAACGACTTGTACAAATTCCGTGCCTTGAATCCGGATGTAGTCGTGAAGAACGCGCTTGATCACATCGGTATGAAGGACAGCAGCGTGTCGTGGAGGAACTCCGAGTGTTTTGCTGCATGGTGCAAATTTGGCAAACGTGAATTCAAAACCGGTGGAGAGCTGCGCATAGGCAAGCAGCCTTACAGGATGAAATTACAGCTCTCTGAGAAGAGCAGCCATGACCTGGAGTTTCAGTGTCTGGAGGATTTGATCCTGGAAAAGCGCAGGAATGATCAGATCGGAAAAGACGCCGTGATCCAAGAACTGACCAGTCATCTCAACTCTGGAGAAGAAGTCAACAGCGACTGCAGCTGTGATTGA